A genomic stretch from Gymnogyps californianus isolate 813 chromosome 26, ASM1813914v2, whole genome shotgun sequence includes:
- the LOC127025996 gene encoding LOW QUALITY PROTEIN: scavenger receptor cysteine-rich type 1 protein M130-like (The sequence of the model RefSeq protein was modified relative to this genomic sequence to represent the inferred CDS: inserted 2 bases in 2 codons) gives MTQEDQSSDAVPPRCGVPSKFPLVYSSTGTLSIVGWELAEWVEMSGHPGAGTEDSSAAQDTELRGTETLWQEYTGFRLVNGSTACAGKVEVQVLGTWGTLCASRWDLSDAHVLCHQLNCGFAEAIPGGEHFGRETGPVWRDSFHCDGTEAHLAQCPVITLGASPCSHGNTAAVICSGHEANLALCNTSLPESALAAGVAEDVGVICWGSRRVRLVNGTGHCAGRVELYYQGTWGXVCDDGWDLSDAAVVCHQLGCGGAVQAAGSARFGEGSGQIWLDGVNCSGXEAALWDCPAGPWGQHDCRHKEDAGVICSEFVALRLENNDGCSGRLQVFYNGTWGSICSNSMTLDTVSLACKELGCGDGGSLETRLPYGRVSGPAWLDNVQCGEKTSSFWQCPSTPWNPQSCEDLRDEIHITCNGNLGTTVTPAAAPWGTPRNAPDPVGPVPQLHELHRLQESSGALPEAVYEEIGYSPAWEKQARFGRSGSSSEESLSQLQPSPGLSKDEDGLASAADVLVLAAGEPADGYDDAREVSDPGEDAAPEQGEWEMSRVPEEGAGPRDAPRDFFLLKVSEGFDPQLVLACPGFGVSP, from the exons ATGACCCAGGAGGACCAGTCATCTGATGCTGTTCCTCCAAGGTGTGGAGTGCCAAGCAAGTTCCCCTTGGTTTACTCCAGCACAGGGACCCTCAGCATTgttggctgggaactggcagaatgggTGGAGATGAGTGGACACCCTGGGGCAGGGACggaggattcatctgcagcccaagatactgAACTGAGGGGGACTGAGACACTGTGGCAAG agtACACAGGGTTCAGGCTGGTGAACGGCAGCACAGCGTGTGCGGGGAAGGTGGAGGTCCAggtgctggggacctgggggaCCCTCTGTGCCTCCCGCTGGGATCTCTCGGATGCCCACGTTCTCTGTCATCAACTCAACTGTGGGTTTGCTGAGGCCATTCCTGGAGGAGAGCATTTTGGGAGAGAGACTGGCCCTGTCTGGAGAGACTCCTTCCACTGTGACGGCACTGAAGCCCACCTGGCACAGTGCCCAGTGATCACCCTGGGGGCCTCACCATGCTCCCACGggaacactgctgctgtcatttgctcag GGCACGAGGCCAACCTGGCCCTCTGCAACACCTCCCTGCCTGAGAGTGCACTGGCAGCAGGGGTTGCGGAAGATGTGGGAGTCATTTGCTGGG GGAGCCGGCGGGTCCGGCTGGTGAACGGGACTGGgcactgtgctgggagagtggagctGTACTACCAGGGCACCTGGG CTGTGTGTGACGATGGCTGGGACCTGTCTGATGCCGCCGTCGTTTgccaccagctgggctgtggagggGCGGTGCAGGCGGCTGGCTCTGCTCGGTTTGGGGAAGGCTCCGGCCAGATCTGGCTGGATGGCGTGAACTGCTCTG CcgaagctgctctctgggactGCCCTGCTGGGCCCTGGGGGCAGCATGACTGCAGGCACAAAGAGGACGCGGGAGTCATCTGCTCAG AGTTTGTGGCCCTGAGGCTGGAGAACAACGACGGCTGCTCCGGGCGCCTGCAGGTTTTCTACAACGGGACATGGGGGAGCATTTGCTCCAACTCGATGACTCTTGACACGGTGTCGCTGGCAtgcaaggagctgggctgcggggatGGAGGATCCCTGGAAACACGCCTGCCCTATGGCAGGGtgtctggccctgcctggctggataACGTGCAGTGTGGGGAGAAAACCAGCTCCTTCTGGCAGTGTCCCTCCACTCCCTGGAACCCGCAGTCATGTGAAGACCTGCGAGATGAGATCCACATCACCTGCAATGGTAACCTGGGCACCACTGtcaccccagctgctgctccctg gggGACGCCCAGAAATGCCCCCGACCCCGTTGGCCCCGTGCCCCAACTCCACGAGCTGCACAG gctccaggagagctcaggagctCTTCCCGAGGCCGTGTACGAGGAGATCGGTTACAGCCCAGCATGGGAGAAGCAGGCGAGGTTTGGTCGCTCAG GCTCTTCTTCAGAGGAGtccctgagccagctgcagccctcccctggGCTCAGCAAGGACGAGGATGGtctggcatcagcagcag atgttcttgTCCTGGCCGCAGGTGAGCCAGCAGATGGCTATGATGATGCCAGGGAGGTTTCTGACCCTGGGGAGGACGCTGCCCCTGAGCAGGGCGAGTGGGAAATGTCCAGGGTgccagaggagggagcagggcccAGGGATGCACCCAGAG atttcttcttattaaaagtcTCTGAGGGCTTTGACCCACAGCTGGTGCTTGCCTGCCCAGGTTTTGGGGTGTCTCCCTGA